One genomic segment of Nonomuraea coxensis DSM 45129 includes these proteins:
- a CDS encoding RHS repeat-associated core domain-containing protein: MDLPSELELPESRWNRPPETPEVADAPDPYWNRFLHPKPESPWPRRLATLLSVILVVPMAYAMPAEAAPRPAPRVQKETPVKGTKVPVLPPLENPVAKQAWTAAPGVSWPKPQTVELGGADAAARTLAAGDFPIRLAPPQKAAKNATSAEAAEAATPVKVELLDPAKSDRLGLTMRVSPAENGVAARSAGQATTRLQIDYSGFRYAYGGDYGARLRVVKLEECALTGAADCPQPTPVKSENNAANGTVTAEVETAGLYAVTAAASGPSGDHAATSLSAASDWSVGTQSGDFSWGYEMRVPPSLGGEEPEIALGYSSQSVDGRTVSTNNQTSWAGEGFELNPGGFVERRYKSCMLDGKKTGDLCWDQDNAIMSLGDSSVELVKDATTKQWRPKRDDGTRIELLTGATNGDNNGEYWRVTTPDGAQYTFGLNRLPGWASGKAETKSVQTVPVFGNNSGEPCYNSTPANAWCQQAYRWNLDYEVDTHGNATTYWYERETNYYGRNMKPEQGTQYVRGAYLTRIDYGYLSNELFTKQPAARVVFDVAERCLPSGSITCAPEQLKKETASHWPDVPFDQICDSGVKCTDRLAPTFFTRKRLAKVTTQVRNSAGQFAPVDSWALTHQFPASGDGMSPALWLASIRQTGHVGGTITLPPVTFTGVQLPNRVDSNEGRAPLVKWRVQAIGNEYGGELRINYSAADCKPGDVPAADRNTRRCFPQRWAPPNEPEVTDWFHKYLVTQTLEVDRVAGSPNVVTDYEYLDGAAWHYAENILVKPEHRTWADYRGYGRVRVRQGDGQDGKRTLTEFRYFRGMHGDKLADGSKRSVQVEDSEGVKRDDLDQLAGFEREEILFDGDGGATLTATVQDAWSAKTAESTQGGVTKTAHVVQPASMVTRTAVAGGKWRRTGEDRTYDTKGLLMQVEEKGDLATADDDQCIRYTYARNDTSWMLDFPSRVQKVATGCATGIAKLAAEEVLSDEKIQYDGQSHGQAPTKGDVTTVQELVSPDGQTITGSARTYDAYGRETSETDPVGTKSVTTYVPASGALPTETTETNQLGHTERTLLEPAWGEPTAEIDAAGRRVDMEYDALGRLVKVWQPDRSKAANQSPSTEFSYQVRNDGPSVVTTRTLNADGSYTTSHELFDGLMRERQTQEPAPVDDQTQDPALRDGRTITDTFYNSQGEEHKVNTGYFATGNPSTELLAVADAAVPTQVVSLYDGAGEVNAEVFKVKGVEKYRVSVKDQGDRLDITPLPGDTATTRIGDAHDRLVELRQYKGSTPTGEYESTKYTYDRAGRLATVTDAAGNVWRHHYDLRGREIRTEDPDKGVTTTTYNDADEIVTTTDARGRTLWYGYDALGRKTQLREGSATGTLLAEWKYDGLARGHMHAAIRYVDGQAYTAEINNIDADYRTLRQTVTIPAREGKLAGSYQLNTRYTLDDQVQSISFPAGGGLDAESVVYSYDGLNQPVKVTGLSAYVSAARYSKLGETLQYELGEGSKKTWLTYTHDEGTRRLTGMRLDRAGAPAGDLDLSYTYDAAGNVTKIADRAVQDTQCFTHDHLRRLTSAWTATDDCASGAPESGKIGGVAPYAVSYAYDVTGNRTKETKHAWGGASEQVRTYTYPAPGSKQPHALQSVGADLFGYDEAGNTTRRKVGSADQTLAWDAEGNLESVTEGGRTTSFVYDADGDRLLRKTPTDATLYIDDMELRLDYAKNTVEQTRYYTIGGEAIAVRTPDNQLYFMANDHQGTAQAMVNAGTGDVAIRRQSPFGEDRGSPPPWWPGQRGFVGGTKDATTGLVHLGAREYDPVNGRFLSVDPIIDEGEPQQLNAYAYANNSPVTMSDPDGQLFWFVVGIAARIAARELAKRLAAAAARRAAAAAARRAALAAARRRAAALARKRAIEAAKRRAAEAAKKRAAAEARKRAAEAAKKRAAAVARRKAALARQRAAAAAARRRAAAAARRADAARRRAAAARRAVTRRASRPSKATVRHRPAVRPTSRRAVQRQSPPKAQRTPPNSSQPRGLSEAQKRSIDEQLGRVRPTGSGTRAAPRESDGIAHQGTGWGPAGKAYSSETPRSKMPTVIYRIWEIFRPPAVPPN, encoded by the coding sequence ATGGATCTGCCGAGTGAGTTAGAGCTGCCCGAATCCCGCTGGAACCGCCCTCCGGAAACCCCGGAAGTCGCCGACGCCCCCGACCCCTACTGGAACCGCTTCCTCCACCCGAAGCCCGAGTCCCCCTGGCCGCGCCGCCTGGCGACGCTCCTCTCCGTCATCCTCGTCGTCCCCATGGCGTACGCCATGCCCGCCGAGGCCGCACCACGCCCCGCTCCCCGGGTGCAGAAGGAGACCCCGGTCAAGGGCACCAAGGTCCCCGTCCTGCCCCCGCTGGAGAACCCGGTCGCCAAGCAGGCATGGACGGCCGCGCCCGGCGTGAGCTGGCCGAAGCCGCAGACCGTCGAGCTGGGCGGCGCGGACGCCGCGGCGCGGACCCTCGCCGCCGGCGACTTCCCGATCAGGCTGGCCCCGCCGCAGAAGGCCGCCAAGAACGCCACGTCCGCCGAGGCGGCGGAGGCGGCGACCCCCGTCAAGGTCGAGCTGCTCGACCCCGCCAAGTCCGACCGGCTCGGCCTGACGATGCGCGTCTCCCCGGCCGAGAACGGGGTGGCCGCCCGCTCGGCCGGCCAGGCGACGACCAGGCTCCAGATCGACTACTCCGGCTTCCGCTACGCCTACGGCGGCGACTACGGCGCCCGCCTGCGCGTGGTCAAGCTGGAGGAGTGCGCGCTCACCGGCGCGGCGGACTGCCCGCAGCCCACGCCGGTCAAGAGCGAGAACAACGCGGCGAACGGCACGGTGACCGCCGAGGTCGAGACGGCCGGCCTGTACGCGGTGACCGCCGCCGCCTCGGGCCCGTCCGGCGACCACGCCGCCACCTCCCTGTCGGCCGCGTCCGACTGGAGCGTCGGTACCCAGTCCGGCGACTTCAGCTGGGGCTACGAGATGCGCGTGCCCCCGTCGCTGGGCGGCGAGGAGCCGGAGATCGCGCTCGGCTACTCCTCGCAGAGCGTGGACGGGCGCACCGTCTCCACCAACAACCAGACGTCCTGGGCCGGGGAGGGCTTCGAGCTGAACCCCGGCGGCTTCGTCGAGCGCCGGTACAAGTCGTGCATGCTCGACGGCAAGAAGACCGGCGACCTGTGCTGGGACCAGGACAACGCCATCATGTCGCTCGGCGACTCGTCGGTCGAGCTGGTCAAGGACGCCACCACCAAGCAGTGGCGGCCCAAGCGCGACGACGGCACCAGGATCGAGCTGCTCACCGGCGCCACCAACGGCGACAACAACGGCGAGTACTGGCGGGTCACCACGCCGGACGGCGCCCAGTACACCTTCGGCCTGAACCGGCTGCCCGGCTGGGCCAGCGGCAAGGCCGAGACCAAGTCGGTGCAGACCGTGCCGGTGTTCGGCAACAACAGCGGTGAGCCCTGCTACAACAGCACCCCGGCCAACGCCTGGTGCCAGCAGGCCTACCGGTGGAACCTCGACTACGAGGTGGACACGCACGGCAACGCCACCACGTACTGGTACGAGCGCGAGACCAACTACTACGGCCGCAACATGAAGCCGGAGCAGGGCACCCAGTACGTGCGCGGCGCGTACCTCACCCGCATCGACTACGGCTACCTGAGCAACGAGCTGTTCACCAAGCAGCCGGCCGCCCGCGTGGTGTTCGACGTGGCCGAGCGCTGCCTGCCCAGCGGCTCGATCACCTGCGCGCCCGAGCAGCTCAAGAAGGAGACCGCGAGCCACTGGCCGGACGTGCCGTTCGACCAGATCTGCGACAGCGGGGTGAAGTGCACCGACCGCCTCGCGCCGACGTTCTTCACCCGCAAGCGGCTGGCCAAGGTCACCACGCAGGTGCGCAACAGCGCGGGCCAGTTCGCCCCGGTGGACTCGTGGGCGCTGACGCACCAGTTCCCCGCCTCCGGCGACGGGATGAGCCCGGCGCTGTGGCTGGCCTCCATCCGGCAGACCGGCCACGTGGGCGGCACGATCACGTTGCCGCCGGTGACGTTCACCGGCGTGCAGCTGCCCAACAGGGTCGACTCGAACGAGGGCCGGGCGCCGCTGGTCAAGTGGCGGGTGCAGGCCATCGGCAACGAGTACGGCGGCGAGCTGCGGATCAACTACTCGGCGGCCGACTGCAAGCCGGGGGACGTGCCCGCGGCCGACAGGAACACCAGGCGCTGTTTCCCGCAGCGCTGGGCCCCGCCGAACGAGCCTGAGGTCACCGACTGGTTCCACAAGTACCTGGTGACCCAGACCCTTGAGGTGGACCGGGTGGCCGGCTCGCCGAACGTGGTCACCGACTACGAGTACCTCGACGGCGCGGCCTGGCACTACGCCGAGAACATCCTGGTCAAGCCCGAGCACCGCACGTGGGCCGACTATCGCGGCTACGGCCGGGTCCGCGTCCGCCAGGGCGACGGGCAGGACGGCAAGCGCACGCTGACGGAGTTCCGCTACTTCCGCGGCATGCACGGCGACAAGCTGGCCGACGGCTCCAAGCGCAGCGTCCAGGTGGAGGACTCCGAGGGCGTCAAGCGGGACGACCTCGACCAGCTCGCCGGGTTCGAGCGGGAGGAGATCCTCTTCGACGGTGACGGCGGCGCGACGCTGACCGCGACCGTGCAGGACGCCTGGTCGGCCAAGACGGCCGAGTCCACGCAGGGCGGCGTCACCAAGACCGCGCACGTGGTGCAGCCCGCGTCCATGGTCACCCGCACCGCGGTGGCGGGCGGCAAGTGGCGGCGTACCGGCGAGGACCGCACGTACGACACCAAGGGCCTGCTGATGCAGGTCGAGGAGAAGGGCGACCTGGCCACCGCCGACGACGACCAGTGCATCCGCTACACCTACGCCCGCAACGACACGAGCTGGATGCTCGACTTCCCCAGCCGGGTGCAGAAGGTCGCGACCGGCTGCGCCACCGGGATCGCCAAGCTGGCCGCCGAGGAGGTCCTCTCCGACGAGAAGATCCAGTACGACGGCCAGTCGCACGGCCAGGCCCCGACCAAGGGCGATGTGACCACGGTGCAGGAGCTCGTCTCGCCCGACGGGCAGACGATCACCGGCAGCGCCCGCACGTACGACGCCTACGGCCGCGAGACCAGCGAGACCGACCCGGTCGGCACCAAGTCCGTCACCACCTACGTCCCGGCCTCCGGCGCCCTGCCGACGGAGACCACCGAGACCAACCAGCTCGGCCACACCGAGCGCACCCTGCTCGAACCGGCCTGGGGCGAGCCGACCGCCGAGATCGACGCCGCGGGCCGGCGCGTGGACATGGAGTACGACGCGCTCGGCCGGCTCGTCAAGGTCTGGCAGCCGGACCGCAGCAAGGCCGCCAACCAGTCGCCCAGCACCGAGTTCTCCTACCAGGTGCGCAACGACGGCCCCAGCGTGGTCACGACCAGGACGCTGAACGCCGACGGCAGCTACACCACCAGTCACGAGCTGTTCGACGGCCTGATGCGCGAGCGCCAGACCCAGGAACCCGCTCCCGTCGACGACCAGACGCAGGATCCGGCGCTGCGCGACGGGCGCACGATCACCGACACCTTCTACAACTCCCAGGGCGAGGAGCACAAGGTCAACACCGGCTACTTCGCCACCGGCAACCCGTCCACCGAGCTGCTCGCGGTGGCCGACGCCGCCGTCCCCACTCAGGTCGTGTCGCTGTACGACGGCGCGGGTGAGGTCAACGCCGAGGTCTTCAAGGTCAAGGGCGTGGAGAAGTACCGCGTCTCGGTCAAGGACCAGGGCGACCGGCTGGACATCACGCCGCTGCCGGGCGACACCGCCACCACCCGGATCGGCGACGCGCACGACCGGCTCGTCGAGCTGCGCCAGTACAAGGGCTCGACCCCGACCGGCGAGTACGAGTCCACCAAGTACACCTACGACCGCGCCGGCCGGCTGGCGACGGTGACCGACGCGGCGGGCAACGTCTGGCGGCACCACTACGACCTGCGCGGCAGGGAGATCAGGACGGAGGACCCCGACAAGGGCGTCACGACCACCACGTACAACGACGCCGACGAGATCGTCACCACCACCGACGCGCGCGGCAGGACCCTGTGGTACGGCTACGACGCCCTCGGCCGCAAGACGCAGCTGCGCGAGGGCTCGGCGACCGGCACGCTGCTGGCCGAGTGGAAGTACGACGGGCTGGCCAGGGGCCACATGCACGCCGCCATCCGGTACGTGGACGGGCAGGCGTACACGGCCGAGATCAACAACATCGACGCCGACTACCGCACGCTCCGCCAGACCGTGACCATCCCGGCACGGGAGGGCAAGCTCGCGGGTTCCTACCAGCTCAACACCCGCTACACGCTCGACGACCAGGTCCAGTCGATCAGCTTCCCGGCCGGCGGCGGCCTGGACGCGGAGTCGGTCGTCTACAGCTACGACGGGCTGAACCAGCCGGTCAAGGTCACCGGCCTGTCGGCCTACGTGAGCGCGGCCCGCTACAGCAAGCTCGGCGAGACCCTCCAGTACGAGCTGGGCGAGGGCAGCAAGAAGACCTGGCTGACCTACACCCACGACGAGGGCACCCGCAGGCTCACCGGCATGCGGCTGGACCGGGCCGGCGCGCCCGCCGGCGACCTGGACCTGTCCTACACCTATGACGCGGCCGGCAACGTCACCAAGATCGCCGACCGGGCGGTCCAGGACACCCAGTGCTTCACCCACGACCATCTGCGCCGGCTGACCTCCGCGTGGACGGCCACTGACGACTGCGCGAGCGGCGCCCCGGAGTCCGGCAAGATCGGCGGCGTGGCCCCGTACGCGGTCAGCTATGCCTACGACGTCACCGGCAACCGGACGAAGGAGACCAAGCACGCCTGGGGCGGCGCCTCCGAGCAGGTGCGCACCTACACCTACCCGGCGCCCGGCAGCAAGCAGCCGCACGCGCTGCAGAGCGTCGGCGCCGACCTGTTCGGCTACGACGAGGCCGGCAACACCACCAGGCGCAAGGTCGGCAGCGCCGACCAGACCCTGGCCTGGGACGCCGAAGGCAACCTGGAGTCGGTGACCGAGGGCGGCAGGACGACCTCGTTCGTCTACGACGCCGACGGCGACCGGCTGCTGCGCAAGACGCCCACCGACGCCACCCTCTACATCGACGACATGGAGCTGCGGCTCGACTACGCCAAGAACACCGTCGAGCAGACCCGCTACTACACCATCGGCGGCGAGGCCATCGCGGTGCGCACGCCGGACAACCAGCTCTACTTCATGGCCAACGACCACCAGGGCACGGCGCAGGCCATGGTGAACGCCGGCACCGGTGACGTGGCGATCCGCAGGCAGAGCCCGTTCGGCGAGGACCGCGGGTCACCACCGCCGTGGTGGCCGGGACAGCGCGGCTTCGTCGGCGGCACCAAGGACGCCACCACCGGGCTCGTGCACCTCGGCGCCCGCGAGTACGACCCCGTCAACGGCCGCTTCCTCTCGGTGGACCCGATCATCGACGAGGGAGAGCCGCAGCAGCTCAACGCCTACGCCTACGCCAACAACAGCCCCGTCACGATGAGCGACCCCGACGGCCAGCTCTTCTGGTTCGTGGTCGGCATCGCGGCGCGGATAGCGGCGCGCGAGCTGGCCAAGAGGCTGGCCGCGGCTGCGGCGCGGCGGGCCGCGGCGGCGGCGGCCAGGCGGGCGGCGCTCGCCGCGGCCCGACGCAGGGCCGCCGCCCTGGCCAGGAAGCGTGCCATCGAGGCGGCCAAGCGGCGGGCGGCGGAGGCCGCGAAGAAGCGGGCGGCCGCCGAGGCCAGGAAGAGAGCCGCGGAGGCCGCGAAGAAGCGGGCGGCCGCCGTGGCCAGGAGGAAGGCGGCGCTGGCCAGGCAGCGGGCCGCCGCGGCGGCGGCCCGGCGACGGGCGGCGGCAGCGGCACGGCGGGCCGACGCGGCCCGGCGGCGCGCGGCGGCCGCGCGCAGGGCGGTGACCAGGCGGGCCAGCAGACCGTCCAAGGCCACGGTCCGGCATCGTCCCGCCGTCCGCCCGACCAGCCGCAGGGCGGTTCAGCGGCAGTCGCCGCCGAAGGCCCAGCGCACGCCGCCGAACTCCTCCCAGCCGCGCGGGCTGAGCGAGGCGCAGAAGCGGTCGATCGACGAGCAGCTCGGCCGGGTGCGGCCCACGGGTTCGGGCACGAGGGCGGCTCCCAGGGAATCCGACGGCATCGCCCACCAGGGCACCGGGTGGGGCCCGGCGGGCAAGGCGTACTCGTCGGAGACGCCGCGTTCGAAGATGCCGACGGTGATCTACCGCATCTGGGAGATCTTCCGGCCGCCGGCGGTCCCGCCGAACTGA
- a CDS encoding SDR family NAD(P)-dependent oxidoreductase produces the protein MGAFDLNGRQALVTGASKGIGRAVALAYAAAGADVALVSRSADALAEVAKEIEALGRRAVVLPADLTDREAAAGAVAAAIDGLGHLDIVVNNAGGSNFMVEFKDLRMSGWDKLMRLNLDSAMVVCHAVAPHLLERGSGSVINVASVAALGAPFLAPYAAAKAGLVALTKTLAVEWARAGVRVNALCPGWTATELNRNLWDDESGGAATVATVPMRRWGTAEEMAQPAIFLASEASAYMTGQVLFVDGGATAI, from the coding sequence GTGGGCGCGTTCGATCTCAACGGTAGGCAGGCCCTGGTCACGGGGGCGTCGAAGGGCATCGGGCGGGCCGTCGCGCTCGCCTACGCGGCGGCCGGCGCCGACGTGGCCCTGGTGTCCCGGTCGGCCGATGCGCTCGCCGAGGTCGCCAAGGAGATCGAGGCCCTCGGCCGCCGGGCCGTCGTGCTGCCCGCCGACCTCACCGACCGCGAGGCCGCCGCCGGCGCCGTCGCCGCCGCGATCGACGGGCTCGGCCACCTCGACATCGTCGTCAACAACGCGGGCGGCTCGAACTTCATGGTCGAGTTCAAGGACCTGCGGATGTCCGGCTGGGACAAGCTCATGCGGCTCAACCTCGACTCGGCCATGGTCGTCTGCCACGCGGTCGCGCCCCACCTGCTGGAGCGGGGGAGCGGGTCGGTCATCAACGTGGCCTCCGTCGCGGCGCTCGGCGCGCCCTTCCTGGCCCCGTACGCGGCCGCCAAGGCCGGGCTGGTCGCGCTCACCAAGACGCTGGCCGTGGAGTGGGCGCGGGCCGGCGTACGGGTCAACGCCCTGTGCCCCGGCTGGACGGCCACCGAGCTCAACCGCAACCTCTGGGACGACGAAAGCGGCGGGGCGGCCACGGTCGCCACCGTGCCCATGCGGCGCTGGGGGACCGCCGAGGAGATGGCCCAGCCGGCGATCTTCCTGGCGAGCGAGGCGTCGGCGTACATGACCGGGCAGGTCCTGTTCGTCGACGGCGGAGCCACCGCGATCTGA
- a CDS encoding alpha/beta fold hydrolase, which yields MIRVTVGAVQLYTRSSGTGLPVVLLHAFPLSSAMWLAQREALAKVCRVITPDLRGFGGSRLGEDDPSIDLMADDVARLLDDEGIERAVVGGLSMGGYVTLAFCRRHPDRLLGAILADTKAVADPAPARDNRERIARAVLSEGSDVLVSEVLPGLIGPTTKERRAMVFGRVKGLVQSAPPGAVAWAQRAMAGRPDSSGTLAALKVPLLVVVGEEDDLTPPAEAKAMAEAVPGARLEVIPKAGHLSAVEQPEAFNAAVSEFLQSELGAAHR from the coding sequence GTGATCCGCGTTACCGTGGGGGCCGTGCAGCTCTACACGAGATCGTCCGGGACCGGGCTCCCGGTTGTGCTGCTTCACGCGTTCCCGCTGTCGTCGGCCATGTGGCTGGCCCAGCGGGAAGCGCTGGCCAAGGTCTGCCGGGTCATCACCCCCGACCTGCGCGGCTTCGGCGGCTCCCGCCTGGGCGAGGACGACCCGTCAATCGACCTCATGGCCGACGACGTCGCGAGGCTGCTCGACGACGAGGGCATCGAGCGGGCGGTGGTCGGCGGGCTGTCCATGGGCGGCTACGTCACGCTGGCGTTCTGCCGCAGGCACCCCGACCGCCTGCTCGGCGCGATCCTCGCCGACACCAAGGCCGTCGCCGACCCGGCTCCGGCCAGGGACAACAGGGAGCGCATCGCGCGGGCCGTGCTGTCCGAGGGGAGCGACGTGCTGGTCAGCGAGGTGCTGCCGGGGCTCATCGGGCCCACGACCAAGGAGCGGCGCGCCATGGTGTTCGGGCGGGTCAAGGGGCTGGTGCAGTCCGCCCCGCCGGGCGCGGTCGCCTGGGCGCAGCGCGCGATGGCCGGGCGGCCCGACTCCTCCGGCACGCTCGCGGCGCTGAAGGTCCCCCTGCTGGTCGTGGTGGGCGAGGAGGACGACCTGACGCCGCCCGCCGAGGCCAAGGCCATGGCGGAGGCGGTGCCCGGCGCACGGCTGGAGGTCATCCCCAAGGCCGGCCACCTCAGCGCGGTCGAGCAGCCGGAGGCGTTCAACGCGGCCGTGTCGGAGTTCCTGCAGAGCGAGCTCGGCGCCGCCCACCGATGA
- a CDS encoding AI-2E family transporter: MSANAETAAEEAGSTPEDKPKAEDGPGNGGPAQPYGLPGKPLARGPFLFGLVGGLGVLTAIAIAQMVVNSLNTIILVVVAMFLAVGLNPAVEALQRRGLARRAAISIVFIGVIVAFVLFGLAIVPPVGQELADFVAAVPGYVNELSNHPALRQLDADYQVIPQLAQFVTTTLGPSLATGIMGAGLVVLDGVFTTVTLLVLMLYFLGSLHTIKAYLLKLVPASRRERTSAISEEILTGIGGYVAGNVLISVIAGVLTWIFLSIVDVRYALALALVVALTDLIPLVGATIGAVVVSAVALLQSVPVGIACAIFFIVYQQFENYLIYPRVMKRSVDVTPAVTVIAALFGGALLGIVGALVAIPVAAAIALIIREVVIPRQARA; this comes from the coding sequence TTGTCCGCGAATGCCGAGACTGCCGCCGAGGAGGCCGGGTCCACCCCCGAGGACAAGCCCAAGGCGGAGGACGGGCCGGGGAACGGCGGGCCGGCGCAGCCGTACGGGCTGCCGGGCAAGCCGCTCGCCCGCGGCCCCTTCCTGTTCGGGCTGGTCGGCGGCCTGGGGGTGCTGACCGCGATCGCGATCGCGCAGATGGTCGTCAACTCGCTGAACACGATCATCCTGGTCGTGGTGGCGATGTTCCTGGCCGTCGGGCTCAACCCGGCCGTCGAGGCGTTACAGCGGCGCGGCCTGGCCAGAAGGGCCGCGATCTCCATCGTGTTCATCGGGGTGATCGTGGCGTTCGTGCTGTTCGGGCTGGCGATCGTGCCTCCGGTGGGGCAGGAGCTCGCCGACTTCGTCGCGGCGGTGCCCGGCTACGTCAACGAGCTGAGCAACCATCCGGCGCTGCGGCAGCTGGACGCCGACTACCAGGTCATCCCACAGCTCGCCCAGTTCGTGACCACCACGCTCGGGCCGTCGCTCGCCACCGGCATCATGGGCGCGGGCCTGGTGGTGCTGGACGGCGTGTTCACCACGGTGACGCTGCTGGTGCTCATGCTCTACTTCCTCGGCTCGCTGCACACGATCAAGGCGTACCTGCTGAAGCTGGTGCCGGCCTCGCGCCGGGAGCGGACGAGCGCGATCAGCGAGGAGATCCTGACCGGGATCGGCGGCTACGTCGCCGGCAACGTGCTCATCTCGGTCATCGCGGGCGTGCTGACCTGGATCTTCCTGTCCATCGTGGACGTCAGGTACGCGCTCGCGCTCGCCCTCGTCGTCGCGCTGACGGACCTGATCCCGCTGGTGGGCGCCACGATCGGCGCGGTGGTGGTCTCGGCCGTGGCGCTGCTGCAGTCGGTGCCGGTCGGCATCGCCTGCGCGATCTTCTTCATCGTCTACCAGCAGTTCGAGAACTACCTCATCTACCCGAGGGTGATGAAGCGCTCGGTGGACGTGACGCCGGCCGTGACGGTGATCGCCGCGTTGTTCGGCGGGGCGCTGCTCGGCATCGTCGGCGCGCTGGTCGCCATCCCGGTGGCCGCGGCCATCGCGCTGATCATCCGCGAGGTGGTGATCCCCCGGCAGGCCCGCGCCTGA
- a CDS encoding DivIVA domain-containing protein, which translates to MQSDIDAQLNNFFEDAPAREFDVVLRGYDRHQVHDHLKQLDQEIRQAREQITGLQRDLSDSQRQLQEQERPTYSGLGARIEQLLRLAEEQATELVQAARSEANEIKAAAKVEAADLRAAAEAEAAEKRAQATRESDEMRTAAERDAEEIRGTARREADELTNTTEREVAKLRATADHEVAEKRADAEREIAKLRTTTEREVAQLRASTKRERDEVLTTAKRQADEMRAQAQRVLEESEAKRAQDEAEFEIQLASRREEAERQEAERHATAQAATQKLVAEAEQRAATAESRATKATQQAEQTRREADLHAKQLVANARKNSESIVAEAKSSAETIVTEAKNEAERTRTAMQRQVDELTRQRDSITSHLAQLRQLLGGAALPGMDPEPAVTAAPPKPAIPAPAPAVEVPATTPAPKIEAKSDDDAEWWQE; encoded by the coding sequence ATGCAGTCCGACATCGACGCCCAGCTCAACAATTTCTTCGAGGACGCACCCGCACGCGAGTTCGATGTGGTGCTTCGTGGTTACGACCGGCATCAGGTCCACGATCACCTCAAGCAGCTCGACCAGGAGATTCGCCAGGCGCGCGAGCAGATCACCGGCCTGCAGCGCGATCTGTCCGACTCCCAGCGCCAGCTCCAGGAGCAGGAGCGCCCGACCTACTCCGGTCTCGGCGCCCGCATCGAGCAACTGCTCCGGCTGGCCGAGGAGCAGGCCACCGAGCTCGTCCAGGCCGCCAGGTCCGAGGCCAACGAGATCAAGGCGGCCGCCAAGGTCGAGGCCGCCGACCTGCGCGCCGCCGCCGAGGCCGAGGCCGCCGAGAAGCGCGCCCAGGCCACCCGCGAGAGCGACGAGATGCGCACCGCCGCCGAGCGCGACGCCGAGGAGATCCGGGGCACCGCCCGTCGCGAGGCCGACGAGCTGACCAACACCACCGAGCGTGAGGTCGCCAAGCTCCGGGCCACGGCCGACCACGAGGTGGCCGAGAAGCGCGCCGACGCCGAGCGCGAGATCGCCAAGCTCCGCACCACGACCGAGCGTGAGGTCGCCCAGCTCCGGGCCTCGACCAAGCGTGAGCGCGACGAGGTGCTGACCACCGCCAAGCGCCAGGCCGACGAGATGCGGGCCCAGGCGCAGCGGGTGCTGGAGGAGTCGGAGGCCAAGCGGGCCCAGGACGAGGCGGAGTTCGAGATCCAGCTCGCCTCCCGCCGCGAGGAGGCCGAGCGCCAGGAGGCCGAGCGCCACGCCACCGCCCAGGCCGCCACGCAGAAGCTGGTGGCCGAGGCCGAGCAGCGCGCCGCGACCGCCGAGTCGCGGGCCACGAAGGCGACCCAGCAGGCCGAGCAGACCCGCCGCGAGGCCGACCTGCACGCCAAGCAGCTCGTCGCCAACGCCCGCAAGAACTCCGAGTCCATCGTGGCCGAGGCGAAGTCGAGCGCCGAGACCATCGTCACCGAGGCGAAGAACGAGGCCGAGCGCACCCGTACGGCGATGCAGCGCCAGGTCGACGAGCTGACCCGCCAGCGGGACAGCATCACCAGTCACCTGGCCCAGCTCCGTCAGCTCCTCGGCGGGGCGGCGCTGCCCGGCATGGACCCCGAGCCGGCGGTCACCGCGGCTCCGCCGAAGCCCGCGATCCCGGCGCCCGCGCCGGCGGTCGAGGTGCCGGCCACGACGCCCGCGCCGAAGATCGAGGCGAAGTCCGACGACGACGCGGAGTGGTGGCAGGAGTAA
- the mce gene encoding methylmalonyl-CoA epimerase, with protein MFMRIDHIGIACHDLEEKIRLFSETFELTVVAREVNEEQGVKEAMLHIADGEGGGSYIQLLEPLSEDSPVGKFLARRGEGVHHVAFGVRDVTETMAKIGAKGVRLLDERPRHGSMDSRIAFLHPKDVGGMLTELVQAADPDKS; from the coding sequence ATGTTCATGCGGATCGACCACATAGGGATCGCCTGCCACGACCTGGAGGAGAAGATCCGTCTCTTCTCGGAGACCTTCGAGCTCACGGTGGTCGCCCGCGAGGTCAACGAGGAGCAGGGGGTGAAGGAGGCCATGCTGCACATCGCCGACGGCGAGGGCGGGGGCTCCTACATCCAGCTTCTGGAGCCTCTTTCCGAGGACTCGCCCGTGGGTAAGTTCCTCGCCCGGCGGGGCGAGGGTGTTCATCATGTCGCGTTCGGTGTACGCGATGTCACCGAAACCATGGCTAAGATCGGCGCAAAGGGTGTGAGGCTGCTGGACGAGCGTCCCCGACACGGTTCCATGGATTCGCGGATCGCTTTCCTGCATCCCAAGGATGTAGGTGGAATGCTGACGGAGCTGGTCCAAGCCGCAGATCCCGACAAATCGTAA